A stretch of the uncultured Desulfobacter sp. genome encodes the following:
- a CDS encoding OmpH family outer membrane protein yields MLSISKRTIVLSIILFLFVLGGIFNTISAANKVGYINLDRLVKESNMGKAAMENINRLRKEKQAMINQKLQTINEIKINLESEADLLKDQEKKDRVEELNTLIKEYKRIVADAKEEIAKEDRELVAQILKKADGALKKVAKKNKFTMILKDPNAIGYLDKSVDITEDVLKELNK; encoded by the coding sequence ATGTTGTCAATTTCTAAAAGGACTATAGTTCTATCTATTATTTTATTTTTATTCGTTTTAGGCGGAATATTTAATACAATCTCTGCCGCCAACAAAGTTGGATATATCAACTTGGACCGGCTGGTTAAGGAATCCAACATGGGAAAAGCTGCCATGGAAAATATAAACCGCCTCAGAAAAGAAAAGCAGGCCATGATCAACCAGAAGCTGCAAACGATTAATGAAATTAAGATTAATCTTGAAAGCGAAGCCGACCTGCTCAAGGATCAGGAAAAAAAAGATCGAGTTGAAGAGTTGAATACATTGATCAAAGAATACAAGCGCATTGTGGCAGATGCCAAAGAGGAGATTGCAAAAGAAGACCGGGAACTGGTTGCCCAAATTTTAAAAAAAGCGGACGGTGCTTTGAAAAAAGTTGCCAAAAAGAATAAATTTACAATGATACTGAAGGACCCCAATGCCATCGGATACCTGGATAAATCAGTCGATATTACAGAAGATGTGCTCAAGGAATTGAATAAATAG
- a CDS encoding DUF2341 domain-containing protein, whose product MMIIMSSVCLPNADAWWNEDWEYRKKVALDTSSSGAYIQQNLMDLTVLVRLHSGNFDFTRVKENGEDLRFVNGDDTTLLKYHIEMFDAFDEIALVWVKIPNMAPSSNQNSLWIYYGNESAVSGQDSKNSFDALYQAVYHFNEFEGTPQDAASYSIHSSEYLAGQGLAGVIGNGATFSGAGHMKIPDNPALIFDKGLTFSTWIKIFQEQDDVWLFHRKSGEKSISIGINGTKVTAEIKAGEIVHSLEQTTDLPLEGWHHLAVTIDPDGKLVIYLDGAETQWMKAEADLTGITGDVFVGGGDDGTHYFSGDMDELRISGISRPGAWIRGLFTSQGPDASLCSYAIEEINESSGGLPVFYLATIFKNITIDGLVIIGLLLVLSGISWMVMISKGVFLFSTAKGNKTFLNTYRQANDPVELPAGANNFNGSGLYRIYENGCKSLDLKQPKTAADSVGSDIPENKPVITQVKLDTFKATLEQGLVDESKRMNAWLLVLTMSISGGPFLGLLGTVWGVMNTFAAMAEAGEANIMAIAPGVASALSTTVFGLIVAIPALFGYNYLAGRIRDITADSGIFVDQFALKVASIYGEKR is encoded by the coding sequence ATGATGATAATCATGTCGTCTGTTTGTCTTCCCAACGCAGATGCGTGGTGGAATGAAGATTGGGAATACAGGAAAAAAGTGGCCTTGGATACGTCCTCATCCGGTGCGTATATACAGCAGAATTTAATGGATTTGACGGTTCTTGTGCGGCTGCATTCAGGTAATTTTGACTTCACCAGGGTTAAGGAAAACGGAGAGGATCTGCGGTTTGTCAACGGTGATGACACCACGCTTTTGAAATACCATATAGAGATGTTCGATGCCTTTGACGAGATTGCCCTGGTATGGGTCAAGATCCCTAATATGGCACCGTCCAGCAATCAAAACAGCCTCTGGATTTACTACGGAAATGAGAGTGCTGTCTCAGGCCAGGACAGTAAAAACAGCTTTGATGCGCTCTACCAGGCCGTTTATCATTTCAACGAGTTTGAAGGTACACCCCAGGATGCCGCATCTTATTCCATTCATTCATCAGAATACCTTGCCGGGCAGGGCCTTGCCGGCGTCATTGGCAATGGGGCCACATTCAGCGGTGCCGGACATATGAAAATTCCGGATAACCCGGCCCTGATTTTTGACAAAGGCCTGACCTTTTCAACCTGGATCAAAATATTCCAGGAACAGGATGATGTCTGGCTTTTTCATAGAAAATCAGGTGAGAAAAGTATCTCAATCGGTATAAACGGAACAAAGGTTACGGCTGAAATTAAGGCGGGTGAGATTGTTCACAGTCTGGAACAGACCACAGACCTACCCCTGGAGGGTTGGCATCATCTTGCCGTAACCATTGACCCTGATGGTAAGCTTGTCATTTATCTTGATGGTGCGGAAACCCAATGGATGAAAGCGGAAGCGGACCTGACCGGAATCACGGGAGATGTTTTCGTTGGCGGCGGTGATGACGGGACGCATTATTTTTCCGGCGATATGGATGAACTCAGAATCTCAGGCATTTCAAGGCCCGGGGCATGGATAAGGGGGCTTTTTACATCCCAGGGACCTGACGCAAGCCTTTGTTCATATGCCATTGAAGAGATCAATGAAAGTTCCGGCGGACTGCCCGTTTTTTATCTTGCAACCATATTTAAAAATATAACGATTGACGGGCTTGTGATCATCGGCCTTTTGCTTGTTTTGTCCGGCATTTCATGGATGGTCATGATCAGCAAGGGTGTTTTTTTATTCAGTACCGCAAAGGGAAATAAAACATTTTTAAATACCTACCGGCAGGCAAATGATCCGGTTGAACTCCCGGCGGGTGCAAACAATTTTAATGGATCAGGACTTTACAGAATATATGAGAACGGGTGCAAATCACTTGATCTCAAACAGCCGAAAACAGCCGCTGATTCTGTGGGGTCCGACATCCCGGAAAACAAGCCGGTAATCACACAAGTCAAACTTGACACATTCAAGGCAACCCTTGAACAAGGTCTGGTTGATGAAAGCAAAAGGATGAATGCATGGCTTCTTGTCCTGACCATGTCTATTTCAGGCGGACCTTTTTTAGGACTATTAGGGACGGTGTGGGGCGTTATGAATACGTTTGCTGCAATGGCAGAAGCCGGGGAGGCCAATATCATGGCCATTGCTCCCGGTGTAGCGTCAGCCCTGTCCACGACGGTTTTCGGACTGATCGTCGCGATTCCAGCTCTGTTCGGATACAACTACCTGGCAGGGAGAATAAGGGATATAACTGCGGATTCCGGTATCTTTGTTGACCAGTTTGCTTTGAAAGTGGCTTCGATTTATGGAGAAAAACGGTGA
- a CDS encoding NUDIX hydrolase yields MDIYEKEKITDYPYLNLIRARYKDTAGVDRSWLYASRQNSAVPDAVVIVPFHQQEKKLVIIKEFRVPLGGFQYGFPAGLVDSGESIAQAGRRELYEETGLTVTNVIKQSPAIFSSSGLTDESISLLYVACEGSANTEHNEASELIEVMLLSQDQAAECIRRDNILFDVKTWIVLERFAATGQVI; encoded by the coding sequence GTGGACATATATGAAAAAGAAAAAATAACGGATTATCCCTACCTTAACTTAATTCGCGCCAGGTATAAAGACACTGCCGGCGTGGACAGATCCTGGTTGTATGCGTCCAGGCAGAATTCGGCCGTGCCTGATGCCGTAGTGATTGTTCCGTTTCATCAACAGGAGAAGAAACTGGTTATTATCAAGGAGTTTCGGGTGCCGTTGGGCGGTTTTCAGTATGGTTTCCCCGCAGGCCTTGTGGATTCCGGCGAAAGTATTGCACAGGCCGGTCGGCGCGAGCTGTATGAAGAGACCGGCTTAACCGTTACGAATGTGATAAAGCAAAGCCCTGCGATATTTTCTTCATCAGGATTAACAGACGAAAGCATCAGCCTTTTGTATGTGGCATGTGAAGGCTCTGCGAATACCGAACATAATGAGGCTTCCGAACTAATTGAGGTCATGCTGCTCTCCCAGGATCAGGCGGCCGAATGTATACGCCGGGACAATATTCTTTTTGATGTTAAAACATGGATTGTTCTGGAGCGCTTTGCTGCAACAGGCCAGGTGATATAG
- a CDS encoding TonB C-terminal domain-containing protein: MKNTAENKKKFLIVGISFLVFICLCTFSFFVLKFFLKNDSGVRKRQIQRVTLVKPPPPPKIKEKLPEPEVKKIEEIVEQKLEDPVEENMDDAMDDDAPPGEDLGLDADGTGGADGFGLKAKKGGRSLIGGSGGDKSLLRRYAWYTRMLQDEIREKVNSYLEGKEDLPGGKHKMLLWIMLDKKGNMVLRSIPKSSGISKVDDAVEQAIAGFRVSEIPPDEMPKLLKIKVTFKS; encoded by the coding sequence ATGAAAAACACCGCAGAAAATAAGAAAAAATTTTTAATTGTGGGCATTTCTTTTCTGGTGTTTATCTGTTTGTGTACATTTTCCTTTTTTGTTTTGAAATTTTTTTTGAAAAATGACAGCGGTGTGCGCAAAAGGCAGATACAGCGGGTCACCCTGGTAAAACCGCCCCCACCTCCGAAGATAAAGGAGAAATTGCCTGAACCGGAGGTAAAGAAAATTGAAGAGATTGTTGAACAAAAGCTTGAAGATCCGGTTGAAGAGAATATGGATGATGCCATGGACGATGATGCGCCGCCTGGAGAAGATTTGGGCCTTGATGCCGATGGGACCGGTGGTGCCGACGGATTTGGCCTCAAGGCGAAAAAAGGGGGGCGTTCCCTGATCGGGGGCAGCGGTGGAGACAAGTCTTTGTTAAGGCGATATGCCTGGTACACCCGGATGCTTCAGGATGAGATTCGTGAAAAGGTTAATTCTTATCTTGAAGGCAAGGAGGACCTTCCTGGCGGAAAGCATAAAATGCTGCTCTGGATAATGCTGGACAAAAAGGGAAATATGGTCCTGAGAAGCATCCCCAAATCGTCTGGGATTTCAAAAGTGGATGATGCTGTAGAACAGGCAATTGCGGGGTTCAGGGTCAGTGAAATACCGCCTGACGAGATGCCTAAATTGCTGAAAATTAAAGTGACGTTTAAAAGCTGA
- a CDS encoding TAXI family TRAP transporter solute-binding subunit — translation MKKVVVSLLALIFCVVMILPMAYAKTQFVTIGTGGLTGVYYPTGGAIAKMVNIKKKEYGIRATVESTGGSAFNINAIMSGDLEFGIAQSDKQFQAMKGLAEWKDRGHQTDLRSVFSIHDEAVTLISAVESNIIDVADLKGKIVNLGNPGSGQLQNAIEILQTIGIDPEKDLTAEYIKASEAPSILQDGRIDAFFYTVGHPNGAIKEATSGARKVRFTSITGVDNMLKKYPYFSKTVIKASMYPGAQNDADTQTIGMKATLVTSAKVPENVVYAITKEVFENFEEFKKLHPAYVTLTKEGMLTGLSAPLHPGAKKYYKEVGLMK, via the coding sequence ATGAAAAAAGTTGTTGTGAGTCTGTTGGCATTAATTTTTTGTGTCGTGATGATCCTTCCTATGGCGTATGCGAAAACCCAGTTTGTGACAATTGGTACCGGTGGCCTTACCGGCGTCTATTATCCGACAGGTGGGGCTATTGCTAAAATGGTCAACATAAAAAAGAAAGAATATGGAATTCGTGCAACCGTAGAATCAACCGGCGGATCAGCTTTTAATATTAATGCGATTATGAGTGGCGATCTTGAGTTCGGTATTGCCCAGTCAGATAAGCAATTCCAAGCGATGAAGGGCCTTGCGGAATGGAAGGACAGAGGCCATCAAACAGATCTTCGGTCTGTTTTTTCTATTCATGATGAGGCGGTCACATTGATTTCGGCTGTTGAAAGCAACATTATAGATGTGGCGGATTTGAAGGGGAAAATTGTTAACCTTGGGAATCCCGGTTCCGGTCAGCTTCAAAATGCTATTGAAATTTTACAAACCATCGGCATTGATCCTGAAAAGGATCTTACCGCAGAATACATAAAGGCGTCTGAGGCCCCCAGTATTCTCCAGGACGGTCGTATTGATGCGTTCTTCTACACGGTGGGTCATCCGAACGGTGCGATCAAAGAGGCAACATCCGGTGCCCGTAAGGTTCGCTTTACTTCTATCACAGGTGTAGACAACATGTTGAAAAAATACCCCTATTTTTCAAAAACCGTTATTAAAGCCTCCATGTATCCGGGTGCCCAAAATGATGCCGATACACAAACGATTGGTATGAAAGCAACATTGGTGACTTCAGCTAAGGTTCCTGAAAATGTGGTTTATGCGATCACCAAAGAGGTTTTTGAAAATTTTGAAGAGTTCAAAAAACTTCATCCGGCATATGTGACATTGACCAAAGAAGGCATGTTGACAGGTCTTTCCGCGCCGTTGCATCCGGGTGCAAAAAAGTACTATAAAGAAGTTGGGTTAATGAAATAA
- a CDS encoding hemolysin III family protein has protein sequence MDRLRKRCFTLHLFPCCPIAERRLQTSFLNASSCNFLYPAAVYSLKRPIPFPRILGFHEIWHCFVILGSASHFRLSFKFLM, from the coding sequence GTGGATCGATTGCGGAAAAGATGTTTCACTCTTCACCTGTTCCCATGCTGTCCTATCGCCGAAAGGAGATTGCAGACAAGCTTTTTAAACGCATCCAGTTGTAATTTTTTATATCCCGCTGCCGTTTACAGTTTGAAAAGGCCCATTCCCTTTCCCCGAATCCTGGGATTTCATGAAATTTGGCACTGTTTTGTCATTTTGGGCAGTGCCTCCCATTTCCGGCTTTCGTTTAAATTTTTAATGTAG
- a CDS encoding macro domain-containing protein: protein MKSIKGDLIHLSQEGRFDLIIHGCNCFCTMGAGIAKQIRTQFPQAWEADLATESGDRSKLGSYSNACINLPTGRLYVINAYTQYHYSGDGVLVDYDAVAKVFAALKEQFGGRRMGYPKIGAGLAGGDWKVISDIIDNALYGEAHTLVEL, encoded by the coding sequence ATGAAAAGCATAAAAGGCGATTTAATTCATCTCTCCCAGGAAGGGCGGTTTGATCTCATTATCCATGGCTGCAACTGTTTTTGCACCATGGGCGCCGGAATTGCTAAACAGATCCGCACCCAATTTCCCCAAGCCTGGGAAGCCGATCTTGCAACGGAATCCGGTGACAGGTCCAAACTGGGCAGCTATTCAAACGCATGCATAAACCTACCAACCGGGCGATTGTATGTGATCAACGCCTATACCCAGTATCACTATTCCGGGGATGGGGTACTGGTTGATTATGACGCCGTGGCAAAGGTTTTTGCCGCCCTGAAAGAACAGTTCGGCGGCCGTCGCATGGGGTATCCAAAGATCGGGGCCGGACTTGCCGGAGGAGACTGGAAAGTCATTAGTGACATAATTGATAACGCTCTATATGGCGAGGCCCACACGTTGGTTGAGCTTTAA
- a CDS encoding biopolymer transporter ExbD, whose protein sequence is MRRNLYSQESFDEINVTPLLDLAWTLLVVFIIAVTASVQGIKVNLPKASDVPSLAKPKTKAITIDDKGQLYLDAYPVTMAELETNLRAHKAVDPEFPVVIKGDAKIYYQNVMDVLDLMQKLEISQLGLVTQKLVK, encoded by the coding sequence GTGAGACGAAATCTTTACAGCCAGGAAAGTTTTGATGAGATAAATGTAACACCGCTTCTGGACCTTGCCTGGACCCTTCTTGTGGTTTTTATCATTGCTGTTACGGCATCTGTCCAGGGGATCAAGGTGAATCTGCCAAAGGCAAGTGATGTGCCAAGTCTTGCAAAACCAAAGACAAAGGCGATTACAATTGACGACAAGGGGCAGCTTTATCTAGATGCATATCCCGTAACCATGGCAGAGCTGGAAACAAACCTGCGTGCCCATAAGGCTGTTGATCCGGAATTTCCAGTGGTTATAAAGGGTGATGCAAAGATTTATTACCAGAACGTCATGGATGTGCTGGATCTTATGCAGAAACTTGAAATATCTCAACTGGGGCTTGTTACCCAAAAACTGGTGAAATAG
- a CDS encoding TRAP transporter permease, giving the protein MSKIRIDKVEDGLDEAKRLAEEEEGIGRKPDGWQKYLIPTIAIAWSLFQLSLPRFVLLDSTYIRAIHLAFAMVLVFLNYPLLKKPIFGLKYFANHKRIPILDMAIAAFAAYCALYLVINYDQIISRYGSPTTMDIVIGIALVVLLLEAARRTIGPALPVIAGGFIAYSFLGPYMPDLIAFKGTSLGRFVGQMTMSTEGIYGIPLDVSATIVFLFVLFGAMLDKAGAGHYFIQLALSLLGRFKGGPAKAAIMGSGLTGLVSGSSIANIVTTGTFTIPMMKKVGYAPTKAAAIEVAASTDGQLAPPIMGAAAFIIAEYVNVPYIEVVKAAAVPAFASYAALFFISHIEASKAGIKGLPKSELPQFFKTLLSGVHFLIPLCMLLYELIVVRHSPELAAFNAILVLFVLMVFQYPYLAYREGTPILPAFKRSFLTILEALASGARNMVSVALATAAAGIIVGVVALGLGNLISEIIDVLSMGNVFLMLLITAIASLVIGMGLPTTATYIVMAALTAPAIVTIGGAQGFIVPLMSAHLFCFYFGILADDTPPVGLAAYAASAIAKSPPIATGIQGFMYDIRTAILPFMFIFNSDLILHNVNSWFQGILIFLMACVGNFAFASATQGWFVAKNKKWEIPLFLCVTFILMRPDQIASWLGIPHGQRYWTYLIGLVIYGLLYLMQRPRTARDEAAIEREKAET; this is encoded by the coding sequence ATGAGTAAGATTAGAATTGATAAGGTGGAAGATGGCTTGGATGAAGCCAAAAGGCTTGCTGAAGAAGAAGAGGGGATCGGGCGAAAGCCGGATGGGTGGCAAAAGTATCTGATTCCAACAATTGCCATTGCGTGGAGCTTGTTCCAGCTTTCTCTGCCAAGATTTGTACTTCTCGATTCGACATATATTCGTGCGATTCATCTCGCGTTTGCCATGGTGTTGGTTTTTCTTAATTATCCTTTGCTGAAGAAACCTATTTTCGGCCTCAAATATTTCGCTAACCATAAACGGATACCGATACTGGACATGGCCATTGCCGCCTTTGCGGCGTATTGTGCGCTCTATCTTGTTATTAACTACGATCAGATTATTTCCCGGTACGGCTCACCTACAACGATGGATATTGTGATCGGGATTGCCTTGGTTGTGTTGCTTCTTGAGGCGGCCAGAAGAACGATTGGGCCGGCACTTCCCGTGATTGCCGGCGGTTTTATCGCCTATTCGTTTTTAGGTCCTTATATGCCTGATTTAATTGCTTTCAAGGGAACCTCTCTCGGGCGTTTTGTGGGGCAGATGACCATGTCAACCGAAGGGATTTATGGTATCCCCTTGGATGTATCGGCCACGATTGTCTTTTTATTCGTGTTATTTGGCGCCATGCTGGATAAAGCCGGTGCCGGTCACTATTTTATACAGCTTGCGTTAAGTTTATTGGGACGTTTTAAGGGCGGCCCGGCCAAAGCGGCCATCATGGGTTCCGGTCTGACAGGTCTTGTGTCCGGTTCTTCCATCGCAAATATTGTAACAACCGGGACATTTACCATACCCATGATGAAAAAAGTGGGGTATGCGCCGACTAAAGCCGCGGCAATTGAAGTTGCGGCATCCACCGATGGGCAGCTTGCGCCACCGATTATGGGTGCGGCGGCTTTTATTATCGCCGAATATGTAAATGTTCCATATATTGAGGTTGTTAAAGCAGCGGCGGTCCCTGCTTTTGCTTCCTACGCTGCGCTTTTTTTCATCTCTCACATTGAAGCCTCAAAAGCGGGTATCAAGGGACTGCCTAAAAGTGAACTGCCGCAATTTTTCAAAACCCTGCTCAGTGGTGTCCATTTTTTAATTCCTCTTTGCATGTTGCTTTATGAGTTGATTGTCGTTCGCCATTCGCCGGAGCTTGCGGCATTTAACGCCATTTTGGTACTGTTTGTTCTTATGGTTTTCCAGTATCCATATTTGGCTTATCGGGAAGGCACACCGATTTTGCCGGCGTTTAAGCGATCTTTTTTGACGATTTTGGAAGCGCTTGCTTCCGGCGCGAGAAATATGGTTTCCGTGGCGCTGGCAACAGCAGCGGCGGGTATTATTGTGGGGGTTGTCGCGTTGGGTTTGGGCAACCTTATATCTGAAATTATCGACGTTCTTTCCATGGGCAATGTATTTCTGATGTTGCTTATTACAGCGATTGCCAGCCTGGTTATCGGCATGGGGTTGCCGACCACGGCAACCTACATTGTTATGGCCGCGTTGACCGCGCCGGCGATTGTTACCATTGGTGGGGCTCAAGGGTTTATCGTGCCGTTGATGTCCGCCCATCTTTTCTGTTTTTATTTCGGTATCTTAGCTGATGATACGCCGCCGGTGGGGCTTGCAGCCTATGCCGCTTCGGCCATCGCCAAATCACCGCCCATTGCGACCGGTATTCAGGGGTTTATGTATGATATCCGGACGGCTATTTTACCATTTATGTTTATTTTTAATTCCGACCTTATCTTGCATAATGTGAATTCATGGTTTCAGGGAATATTGATATTTCTTATGGCCTGTGTCGGCAACTTTGCCTTTGCATCGGCAACCCAGGGGTGGTTTGTCGCCAAAAATAAAAAATGGGAAATTCCATTGTTCCTGTGTGTGACGTTTATTTTGATGCGTCCGGATCAGATTGCTTCATGGCTGGGGATTCCCCATGGGCAGCGATACTGGACATATTTAATTGGATTGGTAATTTACGGTCTGCTTTATTTAATGCAGCGGCCACGAACCGCTCGTGATGAAGCGGCAATAGAGCGTGAAAAAGCAGAAACATAA
- a CDS encoding putative porin, whose protein sequence is MECLKVLTVWKKISIFVVLVLMVTGLHCSGVFAADIKKTDGFDSTEALIELMKEKGVINDEEALGFLKRYKEQAVQTKQTITIQPPENQEEYIKNVSKGMTEKLTKDLSDLKENYEFRSDDLIRKTIVLQREVERLEEMMTEEHKPMLQKSSWAQRIRFGGDIRLRHESTLFDENNATDIEDPSDPGTYLNTTNDRHRQRIRLRVSAKADLIDPGEVNTGKVTAGFRVATGSIDNPVSTNHTLGSAGSSHSDIVLDRAYVDWTYKPEAEVWGGKIPQISLTGGIMENPWMSTNLVWDSDLAFEGVSVKLISDTNKINNFSGFFTAGYFPLEESEWNQSDKYLLGGQIGFEHRPRYGWKYKIAAAYYDYYNVEGFPITSTTRTTADEQELARMAPKYMQKGNTTFDMDQTVDPNGTTYGLLADFKLLNITGQITNSLFYPICISLYADYVKNLGYDAGEMASKAGVSQSYIESISGDTGYQIGLKVGYPKPRQRWAWNLFVEYRYLESDAVIDAFTDSDFHIGGTNAKGFIFGGELGLYENVWLKARWMSANEIDDMQMLGDTQLDDLSVDTFQLDLNAEF, encoded by the coding sequence ATGGAGTGTTTGAAAGTGCTTACTGTCTGGAAAAAAATTTCAATTTTTGTAGTTTTGGTGTTGATGGTGACAGGTCTTCACTGCTCTGGTGTTTTTGCTGCGGATATAAAAAAGACAGACGGTTTTGACTCCACAGAAGCACTGATAGAACTGATGAAAGAAAAAGGGGTAATTAATGATGAGGAAGCGCTAGGCTTTTTAAAACGCTACAAAGAACAAGCTGTGCAGACAAAACAGACGATCACAATCCAGCCTCCGGAGAATCAGGAGGAATACATCAAAAATGTTTCAAAGGGTATGACTGAAAAACTGACAAAAGATTTAAGCGACTTGAAAGAAAATTATGAATTCAGGTCTGACGATCTTATCAGAAAGACCATTGTCCTTCAAAGAGAGGTCGAACGGTTGGAGGAGATGATGACCGAAGAACATAAGCCCATGCTTCAAAAATCATCCTGGGCGCAACGGATACGTTTTGGCGGTGATATCCGCTTAAGGCACGAATCGACCTTGTTTGATGAAAATAATGCGACTGACATCGAAGATCCCAGCGACCCGGGGACTTATCTCAATACGACGAACGACAGACACAGACAAAGAATCCGACTTCGGGTGTCAGCAAAAGCAGACCTGATCGACCCGGGCGAAGTCAACACAGGAAAGGTTACGGCGGGTTTCAGGGTTGCTACCGGAAGCATAGACAATCCGGTTTCAACAAACCATACATTGGGCAGCGCCGGCAGCAGCCATTCTGATATTGTACTGGACAGGGCTTACGTTGACTGGACATATAAGCCGGAAGCAGAAGTTTGGGGAGGAAAAATTCCCCAAATTTCACTTACAGGCGGTATTATGGAAAATCCCTGGATGTCCACGAATCTTGTCTGGGACAGTGATCTGGCGTTTGAAGGCGTTTCAGTTAAACTGATTTCAGATACAAATAAGATAAATAATTTCAGCGGTTTTTTTACGGCAGGATATTTTCCCCTTGAAGAATCGGAATGGAATCAAAGTGATAAATATCTTTTGGGCGGACAGATAGGATTTGAACACCGGCCAAGATATGGATGGAAATACAAAATTGCGGCAGCGTATTATGATTACTATAATGTTGAAGGCTTTCCGATAACAAGTACCACCAGAACAACAGCAGACGAACAAGAACTTGCCCGCATGGCCCCCAAATACATGCAAAAGGGTAACACAACCTTCGATATGGATCAGACCGTAGATCCCAATGGAACGACCTATGGCCTGCTGGCAGATTTTAAACTTCTGAACATAACTGGCCAAATCACAAATTCTCTTTTTTATCCGATCTGTATATCCCTGTATGCAGACTATGTTAAAAACCTTGGGTATGATGCAGGCGAAATGGCTAGTAAAGCAGGGGTTTCGCAAAGCTATATTGAAAGCATTTCAGGTGACACAGGATACCAGATTGGTTTAAAGGTTGGATATCCTAAACCAAGACAGAGATGGGCCTGGAATTTGTTTGTCGAGTACCGCTATCTTGAAAGTGATGCGGTCATCGATGCATTTACTGATTCAGATTTCCATATTGGGGGGACAAACGCCAAGGGGTTTATTTTTGGCGGTGAACTTGGGTTGTATGAAAATGTATGGCTTAAAGCAAGATGGATGAGTGCCAACGAAATAGATGACATGCAGATGTTAGGGGATACACAGTTGGACGATCTGTCTGTGGATACGTTCCAGCTTGATCTAAATGCAGAATTTTAA